Proteins co-encoded in one Oreochromis aureus strain Israel breed Guangdong linkage group 3, ZZ_aureus, whole genome shotgun sequence genomic window:
- the LOC120433776 gene encoding microtubule-associated protein 11-like has translation MRCISTCYSIPSVHLNRPELVMMASCPRTVRPQQHFWVKYTLLNNLQDFLAARLIWNSEGGSQDPSVGAVVCQSPLNNLGQCKKGSILSFTVAFQILKTGIFELSQHMTFTASVPAPPTEPQSPLKNTFGGHSLSRLKSFPHHQPFWSVNLRYGGSLYTSASQTVRH, from the exons ATGCATCTCTACTTGTTACTCGATACCCAGTGTTCACTTAAATCGTCCAGAGTTGGTGATGATGGCGTCCTGCCCAAGGACCGTCAGGCCTCAACAACACTTCTGGGTGAAATACACACTGCTCAACAATTTGCAAGATTTCCTTGCTGCTCGTCTGATCTGGAATTCAGAGG GAGGAAGTCAGGATCCCAGTGTGGGAGCGGTTGTGTGCCAGTCTCCACTCAACAACCTGGGCCAGTGTAAGAAAGGCTCCATACTGTCCTTCACTGTGGCCTTCCAGATTCTCAAAACTGGGATTTTTGAG CTGAGCCAGCATATGACGTTTACAGCTTCTGTGCCCGCACCGCCCACGGAGCCTCAGTCACCTTTGAAAAACACCTTCGGAGGACATAGCCTGAGCCGATTAAAGAGCTTCCCCCACCACCAGCCATTTTGGTCAGTAAATCTCAGGTATGGAGGGTCATTGTACACGAGTGCTTCTCAAACTGTGAGGCATTGA